A stretch of DNA from SAR202 cluster bacterium:
GGTGAACTGGGTGTCGGCGGCATAGTAGGGTATGGACTGGAGACCTTCGCGCTCCAACAGCGCCTCGACGTAGAAGTCCAGCCCCAGGGTAGCGATGACCAGAGGTATCTTCTTCGACTGACAATACTCGTAAAGATCGCGAAATTGTGGGCGTAGCGTGGCCTTTTCTCGAACCAGCGCCTTCATGGCCTCCCGGTCCACCTTGATGGTGGCGAAGGCCCGCTCTTGGTACTCCTTCAACGATATGATCTGCTGTGAATTCAACTTCTGGAAATCCCGCCAGTCCGGGCCGCCGAACTCTTCTAGGAGCAATAGCGCGACGTTCTCGACAGCCGTGGTGTCGTCAAAGTCGCAGACCACGGCGGGCCGGAGCATGGAGCCGTTGGAATAGGCCCCCGGGTTGGGCAAATAAGAGAAGGGAGGCTGCATCAGGAGGTCTTCTGGCCTTTCGTGACCGGCTGGTCGTCCGGTGACATAGCGATGTCTTTTCTATAGTGGCAGCCCTTGAAGTCCACGCGGCGCACGTTATCGTAAACCTTGTCCCGCGCCTCGGTTATTGTCTCGCCGGCGCTGACAATGGTCAGCACCCGGCCTCCGCTGGTGACAACGCGAGTGTGGTCTCCCTTGGGTTTGGTGGTGCCGGCGTGAAAGGCAAACACTTCCTTATCTAAACTCCTAAGCCCGGTTATCTCAATGCCGCGCCTGTACTCGCCAGGATACCCCCTGGAAGTCAGCACCACGCCCACGCAGGACCTCTGCTCCCACTCCAACTTTTTCTTGTGCAGCTTGCCGTCCAGAGTGGCGGAGATGACATCCACCAGGTCGTTTTTGAGCAGCGGCATCAGCACCTGGGTCTCGGGATCTCCCAGACGGCAGTTGTACTCCAGGACCTTGGGGCCGGAAGGAGTCACCATAAGCCCCGCATACAAGACGCCCTTATATGGCGAGCCGGATTCCGCCAGCCCCTTTATCGCCGGTTCGATGATCTCCTTACACACCTGCTTCTTGAACTCCGGCGTCCAGAAATCGGTAGGAGTGAAGCTGCCCATGCCGCCGGTATTCGGCCCACGATTGCCGTCCAGCAGTCGTTTGTAGTCGCAGGCGGCCACCAGGGACGAGATGTGCTGCCCGTCGGAAAAGGCGAAAACGCTGACCTCCTGCCCCTCCAGAAACTCCTCCACCACCACCGTTGTCCCCGCCGCGCCGAAGACACGGTCCTCCATGCAGTCGTAAAGGGCGTTGATGGCGGCTTCGCGGTCACGGCACACCATGACACCCTTCCCCGCGGCCAGGCCATCGGCTTTAATCACCACCGGTCCTTCATGCTTAGACAGGAACTGGTAGCCGTCCGAGTAGCTCTTAAATATCTTGTAGTCTGGCGACGGTATGTTTTTAGAGGTCATAAGCTCGCGGGCGAAGGCTTTGCTGCTTTCGATGCGCGCCGCGTCCCGCGTCGGCCCCCATATTGCCAGCCCTGCCTGCTCGAACCGGTCGACGATGCCCTGGGCCAGCGGCGTCTCCGGCCCCACCACAGTCAGGTCTATGTTATATCGAGTGGCCAGTAAGAAGAGAGTGTTGATGTCGTCGGCAGATATGGGGAGGTTGACGGCAAAGGAGTCGGTGCCGCCGTTGCCCGGGGCCACGAATACCCGCGTAATCTTGGGGCTTTTGCTCAGCTTCCACGCCAGGGCGTGCTCGCGAGCGCCCGAACCTATAACCAGTACTTTCATGGCGCCGGCCTCACTCCCACTCTATGGTGCCCGGGGGCTTGCTGGTGATGTCGAAGACCACCCTATTGACCTCCGGCACTTCGTTGACGATGCGATTGGATATTCGCGCCAGGACTTCATAGGGCAGGCGGGCCCAGTCGGCGGTCATGGCGTCTTCGCTGGTCACCGCTCTAATAGCCACGACGTGGTTGTAGGTCCTATAGTCGCCCATGACGCCCACGCTGCGGGCTTCGGTTAGAACGGCGAAAGTCTGCCATAGCTGCCGGTAGAGGTTGGCTGCCTTGATCTCGTCGATGACCACCCAGTCGCAGGCGCGAAGGATGTCCAACTTTTCCTTTGTGACCTCGCCCAGGACGCGAATCGCCAGGCCGGGGCCGGGGAAAGGCTGGCGGTAGACTATCGACTCGGGCAAACCTAGCGCTTCGCCTACGCCTCGAATCTCATCCTTGAACAACATGCGCAGGGGCTCTACCAGCTTTAGCTTCATTACCTTGGGCAGTCCGCCGACGTTGTGGTGGGTCTTAATCTTGGCGGAGGCCTTGGTCTCCGATGTCTTGCTTTCGATGACGTCGGGGTAAAGGGTGCCCTGGGCCAGGTAGTCGGTGTGGCCTAGCTCGGCGGCGGCCTTCTCGAATACGCGGATAAACTCTTCGCCGATGCCCTTCCGCTTCTCCTCCGGGTCAATGACTCCCTTGAGGCGGTTCAGGAACCGGTCTGAGGCGTCGATGTACTTGAGGTTCATCTTGAGGCTGTGCTTGAAGGTGTTCAGCACTCGCTCAGGCTCTTCGCGCCGCAGCAGTCCGTTGTTGACGAAGATGCAGGTAAGCTGGTCGCCGATGGCCTGATGCACCAGGCTGGCCGTCACCGCTGAGTCCACGCCGCCCGACAGGGCGCAGATGACGCGCCCGTCACCAACCTGTTCCTTGATCGACCTGATAGCGTTGGTGACCACATTCTCAGGCGTCCAGGCGCCTTCGCAGCCGCAGATGGTGTAAAGGAAATTGCGCAGTATCGCCTTGCCCTGGGGCGTGTGGGCCACCTCCGGGTGGAATTGGAGGCCGAACATGCGTCCGTCGCTGCCCATGACCGCGATGGGGGAATTGTCGGTATAGCCCAGGGCCTTGAATCCGGGCGGCAGCTCCAGTATCTGGTCGCCGTGGCTCATCCACACCGGCATAGAAGGCTCCAGGTCAGCGAACAATGGCGAAGTGGTGACGTTTTGGTGCAGGACGGCGTGGCCGAACTCGCGTTTGCGGCTGGGGGCTACCTTGCCGCCCAACTGGTGGGCCAGTACCTGCATGCCATAGCAGATGCCGAGAATAGGCAGGTTCTTTTGATATACCCAGGTGGGGGCTGTGGGCGCGCCTTCGTCATAGACGCTGGAGGGACCGCCGGACAGGATGACGCCTTTGGGATTGAGGCCTGCTACTTGCTCCCATGTCGAGTCGTGGGGAATAACCTCGCTATAGACGCGCAGCTCGCGAACGCGGCGGGCTATGAGGTGGCTGTACTGGGAGCCGAAATCGACGATGAGGACCGCTTCGGTGACCTGCTTGGGATGCGCTTTGCGTTCCATGCCGTGGCCCTTATTTTCCTTGGCGATCTCCAGATAGGTAGATACCTCCAGGTGTTCGCTGGTGGCTACGCGGCGGCTGGGGGAAGGCTGCTCCGTTACCATACCCTTCCTTGGCGCATCGACAGGCAAGGCCCGCAGCACACCTCTCGAGCGAGGGTATAATGGTTTGTAATGGTGGACCGAGCCACGACCGGTGGGCTTGTTATGTACCACAGATTAGCACCTATGTTATACTCAGTCAAGCGCAGGGCACGTTAGGAAAGCGTAACTGCGCCGTCATGATTTTGCCATATATCGAAGAATCAATAGTCGAAACCGTAAAAATATTGCGCCGTGACGGCGTTATCGCCTACCCCACCGATACCCTTTACGGCCTGGGCGGGAACCCCCTATCACCAAAGGCGGTCACGCGTATTTTCGCGATTAAGGGCCGCGACGCCTCCAAGGGCCTCCCTTTGCTGCTAGCCAACGTCGAAGACTTGCGAAAAGTTGCCCGCGCGCTGCCTGATCTGGCCGGCGTCCTGGCCCAAGCCTTCTGGCCCGGGCCTCTCACTCTTATCGTGAAAAAGACCAGGGTGATTCCCGACACCGTCACCGGCGGCGCCGACACCGTCGCGGTGCGCCTCCCGGCCCATCCCGTGCCCCGCGCTCTGGCCCTCGACTTGGGCTTCCCTATCATCGGCACCAGCGCCAACATCAGCGGCGGCCCCGACCCAGTCTCCGCCGAGGACGTGCGCCGTGAACTGGGGCCTCGGGTCGACGCCATAATCGACGGCGGCCCCACGGCTCGCGGCGTCGCTTCCACTATTGTGGACGTGTCCGGCGGCAAGCCCAGGATAGCGCGGCTGGGCGCTCTGAGCGCCGACGATATTGAGAAGGTATGCGGAATCGCGGTGGAGCGGCCGTAGGTAGAGCAATCCGATGGCGAACGCTTCCCCTATCCTCACTCAGTACCAGCCGCATATCGAAAGAGAAATCCAAGCCATTCTGGCCCAGCGGCAGGGCCTGCTCTACGATATGATGCGCCGCGATCTGGGTTGGACGGACCCCGGCCCGACATCAAACACAATTCCTCCATCTCTCAGAATCCATGGCGTCCTATGCCTCCTCACGGCCAAAGCCCTTAGCGGCGGCTTCGATAAGGCCCTCCCCGCCGCCTCCGCTGTTGAGCTTGTTCATTTGTTCAGCGTTGTTCACAAGGACTTTCAGGATGCCGTCACTGAACGCGACGGCAAACCTTCTGCGTGGCTGGCGTGGGGACCCGGGCAGGCCATCAACCTGGGCGATGGCCTTTACGCTCTGGGCCGCGCCGCCCTCTTCCGCCTCTCCGACCATGGCGTTCCGGCAGGCTATGTGCTTAACGCATTGGAAGCCCTGGATAAAGCCTGTTTGGCCCTGTGCCGTGGCCAATACTTGGACCTTTCTTTTCAGGAGCAGATGGATGTGTCCCTGGCATCCTATATGAAGATGGCGGAGGCCAAGTCCGGCGCCCTTTTGGGCTGCGCCATGGAGATGGGCGGCATCGTCTGCGGCGCCGAGGCGTCCACCGTTAACAGCCTGAAGGCATGTGGACAAAAGTTGGGCATTGCCCTCCAGATTAGGGGAGATATCCTCCACGTTTGGGGCGACCAAGGCGGCGAGTCCGCCAGCGCCGAGGTCTTCAACAAGCGGAAAGTCTTTCCGGTAGTGCAGCTGCTGGATAAGAGCGGCGTCAGCATCAAAAAACAGCTCGGCGCCGTCTATTTCAAGCGCGTGCTAGAGCCTCATGATGTTAAGGCAGTTCTAAAGGTGCTGGAGGAGAACAAGGCCAAGGCCGCGTCTCAGAAAGTGGTGGAGCAAAACGTCGCAGAGGCTATGGAAGCCGTGGATGATTTGTCGATGCCGTCCAGCGCCAGGGAGGAACTGCGGGCGCTGGGACATTACATAACTATGATGGAACGATAACTTTTATTCAGGATGCTAGATGCATAAGAAGACTCTGCGTGATGTTGATGTGAGCAGTAAGGCCGCGTTGGTGCGGGCCGACTTCAATGTTCCCATCGAAGAAGAGGGTGTGGAGGCTGTCGCGAAGTATGACCACCGCCTTCGAGTGACTATACCCACAATACAGTATCTTATTGAGCGTCGCGCCACAGTTATCCTCTGCTCGCACCTCGGGCGGCCCAAGGGGAAGGTGGTGGAGGCGCTGCGTATGGTGCCGGTAGCGGACCGCCTGGGAGTTCTATTAGGCCGTCCGGTGAAGGCCCTGTCTGACTGCGTCGGCCCCGCCATAAAGCGAGAGGTCTCGGCCATGAGAGCCGGCGACATCGTTATGCTGGAGAACCTTCGGTTCAACCCGGGCGAGGAGAAAAACGACCCCGAGTTCGCCCGCGCCCTGGCTTCCCTGGCCGACATCTTTGTCCTCGACGCCTTCGCCACCGCCCACCGCGCCCACGCCTCGATAGTCGGCGTGCCGAAGTATTTGCCCACAGTGGCCGGGTTGGTGATGCAGAAGGAGTTGGAGGTTATAGGCAAGGCCCTGGAATCGCCGGACCGGCCCCTGGCGGCCATCCTGGGCGGGGCTAAGATAAGCGATAAGCTGAAGATTCTCGAAAACCTGCTCGGACGAGTGAACAGCCTATTTATCGGCGGGGGAATGGCCGCCACCTTTCTTCTGGCCCAGGGGAAGGAGGTAGGGGACTCGCTGGTGGAAAAAGATATGGTCTCCTCGGTCAAGGGAGTCATGGAGCGCGCCGCCCAGCGAGGCGTCAAACTGTACCTCCCGTCCGACGCCGTCATTGCCTCCGAATTTGGCCCGGACCCCGCTAGAGTCGTCACAGTGGGTATCGAGCAGATACCAGGTGGAATGCGAATCATGGACATAGGCCCCAAGACAGCAAGAAGCTATACGGACGCTCTATCCCGCTGCAAGACCATTATCTGGAACGGCCCGCAGGGTGTCTTCGAGTATGAGAAGTTCGCCGGCGGCACCAAGACCATCGC
This window harbors:
- a CDS encoding phosphoglycerate kinase, which produces MHKKTLRDVDVSSKAALVRADFNVPIEEEGVEAVAKYDHRLRVTIPTIQYLIERRATVILCSHLGRPKGKVVEALRMVPVADRLGVLLGRPVKALSDCVGPAIKREVSAMRAGDIVMLENLRFNPGEEKNDPEFARALASLADIFVLDAFATAHRAHASIVGVPKYLPTVAGLVMQKELEVIGKALESPDRPLAAILGGAKISDKLKILENLLGRVNSLFIGGGMAATFLLAQGKEVGDSLVEKDMVSSVKGVMERAAQRGVKLYLPSDAVIASEFGPDPARVVTVGIEQIPGGMRIMDIGPKTARSYTDALSRCKTIIWNGPQGVFEYEKFAGGTKTIADALAGFKAVTIIGGGSTAEAVEALGLGHRMSHVSTGGGAMLEFLEGKVLPGVAAIPSN
- the guaA gene encoding glutamine-hydrolyzing GMP synthase — protein: MVTEQPSPSRRVATSEHLEVSTYLEIAKENKGHGMERKAHPKQVTEAVLIVDFGSQYSHLIARRVRELRVYSEVIPHDSTWEQVAGLNPKGVILSGGPSSVYDEGAPTAPTWVYQKNLPILGICYGMQVLAHQLGGKVAPSRKREFGHAVLHQNVTTSPLFADLEPSMPVWMSHGDQILELPPGFKALGYTDNSPIAVMGSDGRMFGLQFHPEVAHTPQGKAILRNFLYTICGCEGAWTPENVVTNAIRSIKEQVGDGRVICALSGGVDSAVTASLVHQAIGDQLTCIFVNNGLLRREEPERVLNTFKHSLKMNLKYIDASDRFLNRLKGVIDPEEKRKGIGEEFIRVFEKAAAELGHTDYLAQGTLYPDVIESKTSETKASAKIKTHHNVGGLPKVMKLKLVEPLRMLFKDEIRGVGEALGLPESIVYRQPFPGPGLAIRVLGEVTKEKLDILRACDWVVIDEIKAANLYRQLWQTFAVLTEARSVGVMGDYRTYNHVVAIRAVTSEDAMTADWARLPYEVLARISNRIVNEVPEVNRVVFDITSKPPGTIEWE
- a CDS encoding HAD-IB family phosphatase → MQPPFSYLPNPGAYSNGSMLRPAVVCDFDDTTAVENVALLLLEEFGGPDWRDFQKLNSQQIISLKEYQERAFATIKVDREAMKALVREKATLRPQFRDLYEYCQSKKIPLVIATLGLDFYVEALLEREGLQSIPYYAADTQFTNGSMSFGYRYTSEKCWQPGNCKCLVLEGLRSQGCNTILYAGDGKSDVCPAMNSDLVFARRYLEERFLAWRLPFTPLRDFSPVLDSLKALAWGATEAQR
- the purD gene encoding phosphoribosylamine--glycine ligase, which encodes MKVLVIGSGAREHALAWKLSKSPKITRVFVAPGNGGTDSFAVNLPISADDINTLFLLATRYNIDLTVVGPETPLAQGIVDRFEQAGLAIWGPTRDAARIESSKAFARELMTSKNIPSPDYKIFKSYSDGYQFLSKHEGPVVIKADGLAAGKGVMVCRDREAAINALYDCMEDRVFGAAGTTVVVEEFLEGQEVSVFAFSDGQHISSLVAACDYKRLLDGNRGPNTGGMGSFTPTDFWTPEFKKQVCKEIIEPAIKGLAESGSPYKGVLYAGLMVTPSGPKVLEYNCRLGDPETQVLMPLLKNDLVDVISATLDGKLHKKKLEWEQRSCVGVVLTSRGYPGEYRRGIEITGLRSLDKEVFAFHAGTTKPKGDHTRVVTSGGRVLTIVSAGETITEARDKVYDNVRRVDFKGCHYRKDIAMSPDDQPVTKGQKTS
- a CDS encoding threonylcarbamoyl-AMP synthase, whose protein sequence is MVCNGGPSHDRWACYVPQISTYVILSQAQGTLGKRNCAVMILPYIEESIVETVKILRRDGVIAYPTDTLYGLGGNPLSPKAVTRIFAIKGRDASKGLPLLLANVEDLRKVARALPDLAGVLAQAFWPGPLTLIVKKTRVIPDTVTGGADTVAVRLPAHPVPRALALDLGFPIIGTSANISGGPDPVSAEDVRRELGPRVDAIIDGGPTARGVASTIVDVSGGKPRIARLGALSADDIEKVCGIAVERP